Proteins co-encoded in one Flavivirga eckloniae genomic window:
- a CDS encoding FMN-dependent NADH-azoreductase: MKTLLRIDCSSRTEGSHSRTLANYFEESWKIANPNGTIIYRDLAKQDLPHIQNNTIEGFYTPIEHMSPEIKEATALSDELIEELKSADDILISSPLYNLNIPSNLKAYLDQVVRIGYTFNINENGYYGLLEEKSAYLVTVKGGVYKGTFMEPYDFQEPYLRAILGHMGIKTQELFSLEGSSDQQTLKQNKVILENEINQSFKKQV; encoded by the coding sequence ATGAAAACATTATTAAGAATCGATTGCAGTTCCAGAACCGAAGGTTCTCATTCCAGAACATTAGCTAATTATTTCGAGGAAAGTTGGAAAATTGCAAACCCGAACGGAACCATTATTTATCGGGATTTAGCAAAACAGGATCTTCCCCATATTCAAAACAATACCATTGAAGGCTTCTACACGCCTATTGAGCATATGTCTCCCGAAATTAAAGAGGCTACTGCCTTATCTGACGAATTAATCGAAGAATTAAAATCTGCAGACGACATTTTAATTAGCAGCCCTTTGTATAATTTAAATATACCATCCAATCTTAAAGCATATCTAGATCAGGTTGTTAGAATTGGTTATACATTCAATATTAATGAAAATGGCTATTACGGTTTATTAGAAGAAAAATCAGCCTATCTGGTAACAGTAAAAGGAGGTGTGTACAAAGGGACTTTTATGGAACCATATGATTTTCAGGAACCCTATTTAAGAGCTATTCTTGGACATATGGGGATAAAAACTCAAGAATTATTTTCACTAGAAGGCTCTAGCGATCAACAAACTTTAAAACAGAATAAAGTAATCTTAGAAAATGAAATCAACCAATCATTCAAAAAACAAGTATAA
- a CDS encoding cupin domain-containing protein, which produces MTNQKENYFEDELENNASIIKPNEGEKLELNTISITFKVTSEMSNDQLGVYEIFLPPMAIGAKLHYHRFMDETFIVDEGVLTMQVGDKEFPAEPGTVAYVPKFTPHGFKNDTNEPVKLTLIFNPSQKREGFFKGLHETLSEVPIDPEKYLKLYNKYDSFPVDTSNMIPIRD; this is translated from the coding sequence ATGACTAATCAAAAAGAAAACTATTTTGAAGACGAATTAGAAAATAATGCATCCATAATAAAACCTAACGAAGGTGAAAAATTAGAACTCAACACCATTTCCATAACCTTTAAAGTTACCAGCGAAATGTCTAACGATCAATTAGGGGTTTATGAGATATTCCTACCTCCTATGGCTATTGGTGCAAAATTGCACTATCATAGGTTTATGGATGAAACTTTTATTGTTGATGAAGGTGTTTTAACCATGCAGGTAGGCGATAAAGAATTTCCAGCTGAACCAGGAACTGTTGCATATGTGCCTAAGTTTACACCTCACGGATTTAAAAACGACACTAATGAACCTGTAAAGCTGACATTAATTTTTAATCCGTCTCAAAAACGTGAAGGCTTTTTTAAAGGGCTACATGAAACGTTAAGCGAAGTTCCCATCGATCCTGAAAAGTATTTAAAACTATATAATAAATATGATAGTTTTCCTGTAGACACTTCAAATATGATACCGATTAGAGACTAA